TCAGACTCAGCGCCGTTTGTTCCTCCACATGACGGTTCATTAAATCATCCTTTCACATCTGGAGCGTTGTCAGTGGTTACAAGTGAGCCGTCAATAAAACACGCTTCAGATCCCTTTTTTAGTTTGTATGAAAAATCATTTGGTCAGTTCTCATTCAATAAGAGCATTTCTGTATGGGCACCCTCCATGAGGtcaccgtgctcaggcccggttagtcctggagcagcgTAAGCGCAGGCCAGCGGGGGTCCTGCTCTGAGTTCAGGAGATCTGATTGTAAGTAGGCAGAGTTTCATACAGGATGATCTGCTCCAAACAGGTCAGGTGTTCAGCAtgagttaccatggtgacaATGCATCTTTTACAGgtattatttattataactACAATAACTCTATTATATTTCTAATGCGTTACTGTCAGAAGGATAGGACGGACGGACACAACATAAAACACGTCTGGTCAAGCTGTCAACCGAACAGCTgattaaaaaggaaaagaagaaataacCTGATGTAACAAGTTAGCTTTGGAGCCTCAAatcttaaaaacatgaaacctgAGCGGAGGGTTAAAAACACGCAATGAGGGGTGGAGCAAAACTTACTCTTAGGTGGCCACGGTTTGGGGACCCACTCCGCCTTGGGTCTGGCCTTGATTTCTGCAACACGTTCATTGAACCTGGAGTGGTCTGAGGACAAGGTACTGTACGTCtgtaaagagagaaagagggaaatcTTATTTTTCTGTCCTCAAACTAAAGATTTAGATCACAGATATTTTACAGAGCAGATTGTTAACAAGTTAAACATAGATGGGGCAGTAGtctgttatgatacgagaagaccattttcacaccgctgtcggtcaccactcgtattataggtagtctactaatggagaataatgtctgataaaaagttaaaaatggcagctctcagctcttggtcttttagtggaaaaagaaaagaagaggctgaggagacaaataaggagaaaccacactaatgggtgaaagcatggacactacagcggcatgctcaaggggctttacagaacctgagaggagagctggagagaaatgaaacctctgaacagccaatcagagagattcctctgaccaaagcaaaaaaaaaaaaaaaaggcagacgagGGCCGACGACCACTCACTGACCGACGACCTCctcggtgtgtcagggcctttagtgATTATCTTTCCACAATTACAATGAAACAACGCTAACATGACCCACACGTCTCCCCTGGTTGCCTAGTGACATCGTCAGCATCGTGGCGCTGCTTGAAACATGTTTATAAGGAAAGAAAAACTACTTACATACGACACAGAGGCCACAAGGGCTCCTCCACACAGCAGGGTGTAGACGATGTTCTCCACCCCAGGGCCACCGGGGACCGACGACATCTGCCGCTGCTGCACAGCTGGAGGGGAGGAGGACACGTTAGAGCTTTTACAAATACctcaatacattttttgtgactcttaaactatttaaaatgtattgttccTCTGATTCATTAGACGAGGTTCCCTTATCGATCAAACATGCTTCATTTGTGGAGACGCTCTTTCTGAGCACAGcgcttccacacacacactgaattaCTTAGTGATTAATCTCTCACTCAATAAAAGCAgttattaaagaaaacacagacacacatcctGAGGAaagataaagtttttttttgctttgcctCCATGTTTCCACACTTTGCCCCTGAATGGACTTGGATGCATCAAGAAGAGTGATGCTTAAAGAGCAGCTCTCTGGTGAGGAGGCACCGTCAGGCTCGTGACTCCATCTACAACTggattttaaagaggacatattctccctcttctccaccttttcaaacagtcctctgtggtctaaatgaaacatctgtgctgtgctttggtcaaaatataacatgaattaagcaccagaggaggtttgtgaccctgtataaaccagctctctcagaacgctctgtttggtgtgtgtgtgtctctttaaatgtaatgagcccccctTGAGTTTTCCTGGATGGAGTGATGTCATCCAGAGTCcctgggtggagataccaggagaggggagtttttaatttatttatttttttaaatcagaatccagattgtgacatcacaaattgAGAGaatagaaacagagcatttttctgtgttgtaagacttatgtgGTCGCATGTCGACCACATAAATTTGTCGACATGCAACTCCCAAACAACTAGATTGTCCCACACTCCAGTCTAGTGGTGGCGGTAATGCATCAGAAAGCTAGTCGCCGATCGCCAGGAGGCTAGTGTGTATATGAACAGCATTGTCTCAATGATTGTTAAGGACATGAGGCCCCTTGCTATTGTTGAGGGTGAAGGCTTCTGTGAAATGGTAAATACTTTCCATCCAGGACTACTTTACTGACTTGATGGAGAGGAAGTATGTGGCTACCATGGACAAagtgaacttaaaaaaaaaaagcacatccaAACTATCACTATAACCCTTCTTGAAGAGCAATGCTATAAGTGCCATGTTACAGAAAGGTTTAATAAATATTGAATGTTTTGATATCCTTATTGTGTGAATACTTAGGTCGATGAAGTAATGTGAAATAATCGATACCTGAAGAataagtggatttttcagaaacTGTCCCCTTTCAGTGTTAAGAGTTAGATTGTCAGAATGATGCATGTCAGCGCTTGTTTGATGCCTACAAGGTGATAACTTCCACACCTCTGAAATTAAAGACAGCCCGGGTTTTATGCCAACAGTTTTCAACATGCTCTGCAAACAGCTTAAACCAGTCAGTAAAGTTTGTGCTGCACGTTCAGCTGTTAATGTGTGAAAGTCTCTGGCCAGATTTTTATTTAACCGTGTTAAAGAGCATTTCCATCTTAGCAACATGTTGACGTTCCTCTGAACAAGCAGCTGCAGCGCGGCCATGTCAGGTGCTGAGGGTATTAAACTCTTCATATTCTCAGGATCTAATCCAGAGTTCAGGGCTTACACCGTGACTCCCTACAGCCCTGTTATTTATACTGGCTAATCGGATCATGTCTTGTTGAGTTGGGGGGATAAGGTGGTGAAATTTCATGACCAGTGGACGGAGCCAAGGTCAGGAAGTCACCGGATTAGAGACTGATACCCTCCTCTTCTTAAGTGGGACCACTGGAGAGGAGGACGGCTACGACATCAAGGTCTGGGGTCCTGCTAAAGTCTCATCACAGAGGACATTTCTGATGTAATCTCTTTACAGGCTCCATGGCATGTGAAGGTGCCGCCTCACTTTAGGTTTAAGACATATTTATACTCAATAACCCGTCAAGCACAAAATCCATGGCTCCATTAGTCTTGTGTTACACAGGACTTAACCCTCACTTGTTCTTTCCTTTATGTTGCTTTCTACTATCtgcaatgttcagcactttggatcaactaTGTTGTGTTAAAGtgctatttaaataaagttgaggTGAGGTTTGGGCTGCTGAAACAGAATCCTAAAAGACGTTCCCTGAAGCAGcctgatgaagaggagcagcCAGGACGAGGTTCAATAACACAAGCCCTCCTCACATGTATacaaaaactacagaaaacttCCCGTGGTTTGCAGAGTGATTTTTTAAGCTCTCGGTTTTTCATTTGGTCGTgaaaacagtaaacaaagaCATCCCTCAGGATTTCAGAAGCTCTGAGAGGCTCTTTGCAGTTTTTGTCGACTAAAATATTAACTTATTAAAAGGGGACATCatcttgtacagtgtttttgaacatttattttggtatcctgagtgtctactgacccacaaaatgtgaaataaatccatccagttctttgtttgtggtctgcataagtcttacaacacagagaaaaatgctccgtttaaaatgtgctctccttgtgatgtcacagtgggattctggtaaaaaaaaagtgggatcctgatatctccacccatggggTGCATTTggattgtccctcctatctcctttcactatccactttaccttaaacCCCGGGGAaaatgtcatgaggtcaaggaaagatgttaggagaattcataaaggactgagggaaaggcgatctcgttgctctgacaatccgaccacatttccaatAGGAAACGTAATTATGCGACggtggaggttaatgacgtgggtctgccgtggtgaaactacaacgttCTGAAAATGGACCAGTAAAAGTGCAtctaaaaaatgttgaataatcATCATCTGGCTAAAAGCGTCCCTTATCCCTTCatcccttacatgatctgtgtcacttttcAGCTCATCTTTCATTTCCCTGAATGGTCTGGTGCGTgagtcgctttaaatgttgtggctgaaaggaattgtgggacggcatatctcatctcctttcttaaaggatggtccagcgtatcctatgctaaaggaggttatgaaggaagcattgacccacctttccttagtTTTGGGAGAAATGGAACAGCTCTTATCACTTAAACattcatttcactcagttagcaAACCTCCTAAGCAAAAAAGACAATTGGAATGCACCCCTGGACTCCACCCAGCGTAcagcaaaacttttgtgcatttccaagaggagtgatgtctactgggaaaacttgggggggggggggggtcatgctGTATTCATGTGGTGTTTgacaaatcagaaaaaaaaggagtttccgagttgtaaaatgcacatgaacacctgctcgaAACAACAACTTGGAAAAGAATGAGGTGCCCGACTTTATCATAATCGTCaagtattgcacatcaactttttgctcaaacatcacttttaacagaaacatttcactgatcaTCTTCAAAGCATCAACGTTTTTGTGCTATTGTTACAACTTTCCGACTTGTGATatcatgtgaacacactgaagtcggaagaacgattTCCCAAATCGGAAACctgagcagcacatgaatgcagcatcattgcatttaaagagacacacacaccaaaatggagcgttctgagagagctggtttttgattcatgttatattttgaccaaagcacagtacacatgtttcatttagaccacaggggactgtttgaaaaggtggagaagaggtttaaaatgtcctctttaaggGATGGGCAAAATAGTTACTAAAACATGGTACAGACCCAAAGAGCCTTACAGAAAATATTTGcaacagcataaaaaaaaaaatcaaaatcattaaaagcaaaaataataGATAACAGAAAGGATCAAAACTTACAAATTCAAtaatcaaacaaagaaaacgcTCAGGATGTGTGGCGTGTCTGTAGGGTTAGGATTATAGACAGTCTCCTTTCTTGCATCTCACTGACTGATAACTGACTGTTTTAAAGATTGCTGTTATAAACAAGTCATTCAATCCAGCGATTTAACGCGTTTAGATCACAAACTGATTCacctttaattaaaacattctGCTTATCAGGTTCAATGATAATTAAACACTGCAGGTCCGAGGAAGAGAACCATGACGTCACAAAACATCTCAAGTGAGGACAGAAGTGAAAACTaaattatttcttattttcatcTCTGACACGCACAGTTCAGGTGTTTCCTTTCCTCGTCCACGGTAACACAAAGTGACGTCATCGTCCAAGCGGCCACCGACCGGCTCGTGgcgcagggttttttttaacaactggAGGTAAAAGGAGCTCGTGCAGCCCCTCCTATTGACTCTATACATTCACGTCACACCCCTACACACCACGTGACTGACAGCGGCGACCATGTTTGCATGCTCACCCAGTGCAGTGAAGGTCATATATAAAAGTGAATGCTCTTTAAATTCATGTTAAAGTCGACGAGGAATCTTTAAATGACAGACACTTCAGAGGTTACACTTCATCTCGTCCTTCTGATTCAGTTTGAGAGATTTGGCCCGTGTTATCCCGGGTTAAACTGATGAATGTCATGTTTTAAGTCTGGAAACAAACTGGCAAACAGCCGGTTACAGCTCTGATCTGGCAGCCTGCTTAATACCCTGACAGAGGAGGATACAGTACACAACTGTGTGATAAGCTGCATTATGAAATACTTCAACCCGGGCTCAAAGTGTGCACCTTTATCTCCACAAGGAGCTAATTGAACCTCCAGTCAAACAAGGcactctttttaaaaaagaaacgaGGGTCTAAAGTGTGCCACAAAAATCTGTCAAAAACGCCAAGATGACCTTCACATCGCAGCGCAGCCATGTCCATCCTGCAGTTAGTGGATGCAGCGAGGACAGAGTGTACCTTTTCACCGCACACACACCATATGCGACCCGTG
This is a stretch of genomic DNA from Labrus bergylta chromosome 9, fLabBer1.1, whole genome shotgun sequence. It encodes these proteins:
- the mgarpa gene encoding protein MGARP isoform X4 yields the protein MFSCRAAWQRCGPLARRAAYRLPRDAVQQRQMSSVPGGPGVENIVYTLLCGGALVASVSYTYSTLSSDHSRFNERVAEIKARPKAEWVPKPWPPKSQDEEEV